A window of Corallococcus macrosporus DSM 14697 contains these coding sequences:
- a CDS encoding isochorismatase family protein: MPTFRLKQDQAALLVVDIQERLCAAMDRDALDRMLSRTSAAIEGARALGLPILLTEQYPKGLGPTHSLLRMRALKDVKPVEKLEFSAAVPDVLAALGGRTQVLVVGMEAHICVFQTVRDLAERGLSPFLLADAVLSRAQEDRQVGLQLCRDAGAHVVTVEAALFDLLGRAGTPEFKQVSAAVR; this comes from the coding sequence ATGCCCACCTTCCGCCTCAAGCAGGACCAGGCCGCGTTGCTCGTCGTGGACATCCAGGAGCGCCTGTGCGCCGCCATGGACCGGGACGCCTTGGACCGGATGCTCAGCCGCACCTCCGCCGCCATCGAGGGTGCCCGCGCGCTGGGGCTCCCCATCCTCCTCACCGAGCAGTACCCCAAGGGGCTGGGCCCCACGCACTCGCTGCTCCGCATGCGCGCGCTCAAGGACGTCAAGCCGGTGGAGAAGCTGGAGTTCAGCGCCGCCGTGCCGGACGTGCTGGCCGCGCTCGGCGGGCGCACGCAGGTGCTGGTGGTGGGCATGGAGGCGCACATCTGCGTCTTCCAGACGGTGCGCGACCTGGCCGAGCGCGGCCTGTCGCCGTTCCTGCTCGCGGACGCCGTCCTGTCCCGCGCGCAGGAGGACCGGCAGGTGGGCCTCCAGCTCTGCCGCGACGCGGGCGCGCACGTCGTCACGGTGGAGGCCGCCCTGTTCGACCTGCTCGGGCGCGCGGGGACACCCGAGTTCAAGCAGGTCTCCGCCGCGGTGCGCTGA
- a CDS encoding metal ABC transporter permease has translation METTLAEPSKWEQFHLAFDLFRDPLLCALIAGGVLGFLSVYVVLRRMVFVSAAVAQSAGLGVALAFYAAIHLGTHVEPVLGATALALLATLLLMTEPAKLRLTRESLLGLAYALAGGAAVLVGDRIAQEAHDIQGILFGTAVLVTPEQLHTVAIAGAGVMFIQLWWYRGITFASFDRTGALVQGLPVRLLDGVLMVSIGVMVGVCARALGALPVFAFSTLSAIAALMLELRLPWTFFVATVFGAIAGVGGYLFAFFYDFPVGGSQTVFAAAMVAVATVVRMLVHAVQKAR, from the coding sequence GTGGAAACGACGCTCGCTGAACCGTCCAAGTGGGAGCAGTTCCACCTGGCGTTCGACCTGTTCCGAGATCCGCTACTGTGCGCGCTCATCGCGGGCGGCGTGCTGGGCTTCCTGAGCGTGTACGTGGTGCTGCGGCGCATGGTGTTCGTCAGCGCCGCCGTGGCCCAGTCCGCGGGCCTGGGCGTGGCCCTGGCCTTCTACGCCGCCATCCACCTGGGCACGCACGTGGAGCCGGTGCTGGGCGCCACCGCGCTGGCGCTGCTGGCCACGCTGCTGCTGATGACGGAGCCGGCGAAGCTGCGCCTCACGCGGGAGAGCCTGCTGGGCCTGGCCTACGCGCTGGCGGGCGGCGCGGCGGTGCTCGTGGGTGACCGCATCGCCCAGGAGGCGCACGACATCCAGGGCATCCTCTTCGGCACGGCGGTGCTGGTGACGCCCGAGCAGCTCCACACGGTGGCCATCGCCGGCGCGGGCGTCATGTTCATCCAGCTCTGGTGGTACCGGGGCATCACCTTCGCCAGCTTCGACCGGACGGGCGCGCTGGTGCAGGGCCTGCCGGTGCGGCTGCTGGACGGCGTGCTGATGGTCAGCATCGGCGTGATGGTGGGCGTGTGCGCCCGCGCGTTGGGCGCGCTGCCGGTGTTCGCCTTCTCCACGCTGTCCGCCATCGCCGCGCTGATGCTGGAGCTGCGGCTGCCGTGGACCTTCTTCGTCGCCACCGTGTTCGGCGCCATCGCGGGCGTGGGGGGCTACCTCTTCGCCTTCTTCTACGACTTCCCGGTGGGCGGCTCGCAGACGGTGTTCGCCGCGGCCATGGTGGCCGTGGCGACCGTGGTCCGGATGCTGGTCCACGCCGTGCAGAAGGCGCGCTGA
- a CDS encoding metal ABC transporter ATP-binding protein, with protein MKTDESADRPHAVPATFTPGDALLTCEKLVIGYDGKALLPPIDLTIRRGQFVAVVGRNGSGKSTWFRTLLGMLPPVSGTISRASAQVRSAYVPQTSAIDSLLPLRAGELTAWGRLRGWSFLWPFARKTDRQAVQSALETAGAKAFAARPYRELSEGQKQRTLLARLVATEADLVLLDEPTAAMDAVAERETMQRLCTLSRERGLGVVVVCHDLEVAAEHADVLVFVDRETSAFVVGDARTVFCHPAFRRQYGDEYCHRAPLGPHRGNDAR; from the coding sequence GTGAAGACCGATGAGTCCGCGGACCGCCCCCATGCGGTGCCCGCCACGTTCACACCGGGCGACGCGCTGCTCACCTGCGAGAAGCTGGTCATCGGCTACGACGGCAAGGCGCTCCTGCCGCCCATCGACTTGACCATCCGCCGCGGCCAGTTCGTGGCGGTGGTGGGCCGCAACGGCTCCGGCAAGAGCACCTGGTTCCGGACGCTGCTGGGCATGCTGCCGCCGGTGTCCGGCACCATCTCCCGGGCCTCGGCCCAGGTGCGCAGCGCCTACGTGCCGCAGACGTCCGCCATCGACTCGCTGCTGCCGCTGCGCGCGGGGGAGCTGACGGCCTGGGGCCGCCTGCGCGGGTGGAGCTTCCTGTGGCCCTTCGCCCGGAAGACGGACCGGCAGGCGGTGCAGAGCGCGCTGGAGACGGCCGGCGCGAAGGCCTTCGCGGCGCGGCCCTACCGGGAGCTGTCCGAGGGCCAGAAGCAGCGCACGCTGCTGGCGCGGCTGGTGGCCACCGAGGCGGACCTGGTGCTGCTGGACGAGCCCACCGCCGCCATGGACGCGGTGGCCGAGCGCGAGACGATGCAGCGGCTGTGCACCCTGTCGCGTGAGCGGGGCCTGGGCGTGGTGGTGGTGTGCCACGACCTGGAGGTCGCCGCCGAGCACGCGGACGTGCTCGTCTTCGTGGACCGCGAGACGTCCGCCTTCGTCGTGGGCGATGCCCGCACCGTCTTCTGTCACCCCGCCTTCCGCCGCCAGTATGGCGACGAGTACTGCCACCGCGCGCCCCTGGGACCTCACCGTGGAAACGACGCTCGCTGA
- a CDS encoding metal ABC transporter substrate-binding protein yields the protein MTMRLSRLFAAVCAALTLFVAAPARADLNVVTTLPDLAALTKAVGGKHVQVQALALSSQDPHFVDAKPNLALALNRADLLIAIGLELEVGWLPTLQVGARNPRILVGSPGYLVASQFARLLEVPTVQVDRGQGDVHPGGNPHFLYDPRQALAVARGITDRLAQLDPKNAQAYRANLATFTAELEKSRADWEKRMASMKGQPVIAYHRTMAYLADWLGFDTIAYLEPKPGIPPNPSHVASVLAQGRQRKARMVLMESYYPDTTARLVASKIPAPLVTLHGGTDFKAKETYLQHINEMVERLEKGLAGKGT from the coding sequence ATGACCATGCGTCTCTCCCGACTGTTCGCGGCCGTGTGCGCCGCCCTCACCCTCTTCGTCGCCGCCCCCGCTCGCGCGGACCTCAACGTCGTCACCACCCTGCCTGACCTGGCCGCGCTGACGAAGGCCGTGGGCGGCAAGCACGTGCAGGTGCAGGCCCTGGCGCTGTCCAGCCAGGACCCGCACTTCGTGGACGCCAAGCCGAACCTCGCGCTGGCGCTCAACCGCGCCGACCTGCTCATCGCCATCGGGTTGGAGCTTGAGGTCGGCTGGCTCCCCACGCTCCAGGTGGGCGCGCGCAACCCGAGGATTCTCGTGGGCAGCCCGGGCTACCTGGTGGCCTCGCAGTTCGCCAGGCTGCTGGAGGTCCCCACCGTGCAGGTGGACCGGGGCCAGGGAGACGTCCACCCCGGCGGCAACCCGCACTTCCTCTATGACCCGCGTCAGGCGCTGGCCGTCGCGCGCGGCATCACCGACCGGCTGGCGCAGCTGGACCCGAAGAACGCGCAGGCCTACCGCGCCAACCTGGCCACCTTCACCGCGGAGCTGGAGAAGTCGCGCGCGGACTGGGAGAAGCGGATGGCGTCCATGAAGGGCCAGCCCGTCATCGCCTATCACCGGACCATGGCGTACCTGGCGGACTGGCTGGGCTTCGACACCATCGCCTACCTGGAGCCCAAGCCGGGCATCCCGCCCAACCCGTCGCACGTCGCGAGCGTGCTGGCCCAGGGCCGCCAGCGCAAGGCGCGCATGGTGCTGATGGAGAGCTACTACCCGGACACCACCGCGCGGCTGGTGGCCTCGAAGATTCCCGCGCCGCTCGTCACCCTGCACGGCGGCACGGACTTCAAGGCGAAGGAGACGTACCTCCAGCACATCAATGAAATGGTCGAGCGCCTGGAGAAGGGGCTCGCTGGCAAGGGGACCTGA